Within Quercus lobata isolate SW786 chromosome 5, ValleyOak3.0 Primary Assembly, whole genome shotgun sequence, the genomic segment gtcatTTTCTAAGATTAAGATCCGGCAGACCATGCAATAAGGAATCAATGGTTAAGATTAAAAACTGCAAAAATCACATTTACTCTTAGttcttgaataaaaaattaaaaaaaaaaattgttacccTTTACTTTTTATCATTTCACTTTTACACAtcactttttaacttttctctCACACACCTATGATTGATCGCACAGTGCAATAGCATATATCTCAATCCCATTTTCTAAAGTGCATTTGGTAATTGGTAATTATAttggagtgattttttttagttgtgttCTATCGATCGTGAAGTGCAAAGTAATATATACCTTTCCACTTCCAATCTATGATTTCGGTGAAAATAAATGATAGGATAATGGCAATTGTAGTGCCTTCTAATTGATCAAATATCCCATTTAGAttaagcatttttttaatgaggaaTTAGCAACAAAAGAAAGCTAATGATTAATCATTTCAAACACATACACATGGTGGTGCACCTTTGCCAATGTACAAAGTAGATAATAACATGATGAAGATGGGGACAGCATAGATGGCCTAGTAAAGAAGTTTAAAGAATCCATTTTTACACCATCCTATAATGGAAGAATCACTCATCGCTTAAGTATTAAGATTAGTAGATAggcttttttggttttgggatcTTAAGGACAACCAAAAGAGTGATCGATCAGGTGGTCCACATGTAGAAAATTAGAGGTGGGTTTATGGAATTTCTAAGCACAAATGATTGATATTCGTGTCGGCAAAAGGGGATATATAAGCAGAGCTACTTGGTGGAAGAAGCTAAAGGGTATTTGAATCtctttggtattttttttatagatattttGTTGATACTGATCAGAGAGATCAAAGGAATCTGTCCAAGGAAGGGTAGCATGAagattctttttcttaaaacttTATACATTATTAATGCTGTGGTGGCCCCTTATtctgatgaaaaaaaaagatgcatgTGTTATCTATGGATTCTTGCTCTCTATGAATCCATGATGCTATTAgcttttgggaaaaaaaaaaatgtgtacttAGCAAACATGTCAAAATGGATGCATGGTCGTATATCAGGAGAGTTGGTACTtggttaaaaaacaaaaataataaaacaatagtACAATTGTACCTAAGTAAAAAgtacaatttttaaaaagctataaataatgaaaacaaaatttttgaaaaacaccAAGCCAAACACGTACTAATAGTCTATCGATGGTTGGTATCTTGTGTATGCACAAACAtgttccataaaaaaaatatttatatatgatatatgtttaattaataaataagtaatgaaattagagaatttataggagaaaaaaaattctctaatttaattaaaatttgtttagaGAATATCAAAACCtaatttatttagaatttgtttagtttttggttgCTTTATCCAAAATTGATGAGTCataactctaaaaaaattatataacttaTGTGGCAGATGATAATCAGTTTCCTTTAACATATTAAGGTTTTAATATCAACTCTCCTTAACCATGTATAGCCTTATCCATGGTAAAGCAAaactcttttattaaaaataaaaataaaaaatatttttttattaaattttatgccTGAAACATGATATTTGGttgtttatataaaattaatattggTTTGGTTTAGTCTTCATTCATtgaattatgtataaaattCCTTTTTACAATACAAAGCAAGTAATGATTTAGATTATATTATTCTAAGTTTTAAAacatattattattcttgtcaCACTATCAATTTGTACTAAAGATGctgattcttttatttaaattttttttctaataaaaatgtcTACTACAGAAATATCAATTTAGACAAGAaaattttgtgagagagagagagagaggaataaaaaaattaatagaatatCAAATAGAATCtctctaaataaatttattactcaaaaaaaaaaatgaaaatcccacaattaaacatgaaattcataaaaaaatagttaaaagataatgaaataatacaaatatatatatatatatatatatataaatgaatacTATCATAATTGTGGGgtccaaatgatttatgggccaggcccatctacctggggagaatccaaaggcccaagccgaggagggctgtggcccaaactcgacaagatagcctttggataccgccgaggacagctcagttctcgacagacccaaagtccccccaaaaagaaaaaaaggtaaaaacggtataggactgaaacttggaagaaagatctaaaatatccagggaaagctgcccttactgccattcaatgctctgaacctgacagagccgcattctttggcttttacaaccacccccaacgactttgaatatgagctgatgggacaagtatcaatcttggaaaggttgaccctatacatggacgaaggacaatgaatgcaggcaaatataaaaggaaaaataagtaacctaaaggaggaggttgggaaaaatggccaaaaaccagagcctcccagcccacctccaggagaaagactccaggggtgaaggaaaacttaaacttgtacgaacaccacgaaaaacccaccacctgtcgatcaaggcctagccttccaaacccacgctctacaaatgatattgttagggccttttcacgcgcgaacccgacactgttacggtctgccacgaatcgtgtccttacaattggtgccgtctgtggggaaggcttgtgtgttggtataggatgtgggtcgataaagtttcttcgttatttttaaccgttggttataaagttctagtataaagttctgttaggggctacgtttcttgactaggggcttggctgaggagctaactcccttaaagccaaggtcccccgtaaagagcaaactaggcacttgatagcgttaatcgtatggataaactctaggggcttggttgaggagctaactcccctaaagccaagatcccacacaaagagaaaactaggttttggacagaaccaaggtattgtatggtccacggactcaagcctatggggaaaccaactacctggatgaggaaaactaggttttggacagaatcaaggcattgtatggtccacggactcaagcctatggggaaaccaactacctgaatgaggaaaactaggttttggacagaatcaaggcattgcatagtcctcggactcaagcctatggggaaaccaactacctggatgaggaaaactaagtttttgacagaaccaaggcattgtatggtccacggactcaaacctatggggaaaccaactacctagatgaggaaaactaggttttggacagaaccaaggcattgcatagtcctcggactcaagcctatggggaaaccaactacctggatgaggaaaacatggtcggactcaagcctatggagaaaccaactacttggatgaggaaccaactattttaaaaaaaaaaaactatggcacataaacctcaaaatccatggGAAGAAAACTCttcgttaacagatgggttaatccCTCGATTGCACggattccccggtctaccctcggatccctaGTACCAAAGGAGTTGATGCGATACtgcgcaacatattacccaaaagcacaaccaaagtccctcgctactcggctaccctctcggacgaattatttagaatttatcgttctcggacatcgctctagcatgcatcgcgcagcactcagcggttatcccggttagttccaagagtttaatttattgaggattaaccttgttatgcttgataatatttgtaagtttaaactagtaggaatctgtgttaaggcatttttctgcctggaatatcattaagggcaagcttatatttaatattcatgcataaagtagttgttacggagaagaaagatatgtatagagaaatagacacatattttattaagacaaaggaacagtacagtgtacaacgaaaaactgaaacaagttTACATTAAAACTAACTAcgcaagtaaagaaaaatacaagagaatgaagaaaagccGAAGAAAAAAGGCGCAGATGAgagattggctactgttccaagatgtcgtctaaggaaactattcctcgacgcttctacatgctcataactcaggcagccaaagaacccaacttggggcctgcaccagtgaagaaaaggtgcagggaacctgacctcaggctaacaccatctacagaaaaggtgcagggagccggaagttggggagcccccgcaaaaatttgcctgctacaaggcagacggcgctgatggcagaaattccttcttctgacataccaaaaatctggcatgaccaaaacctgcttcggattttgactaaaagaaggaggaataccatcttcctcctgtcaagacggaggactggcttgaatatgtgccatccttgtccataccatatcaccttgaggattcggtgcctctgaagcgtgcggagacctttcatccccatccacgcctcaaacatcttgctttgaggcagtggcactagaaagagagatcgcggatatggaagaaatatggttctgaagggaacaggagagttcatgtgcaagtgaagtgatcccctatcccatttatacccagaagtaaaccggtggcatttaattcacgcagcgtcccaaggaacgctacagacaaaacgtctctggctcgatttccaacgtcgtctgcaaccctgaggctaaaggagtctcgagaaggcgcacctcgaacactaggacgccaaaaagtaccgcgtgatcaaagactacggaaatacctcttaatttgccggcccagtaaattcgcggcccaggcccgttcagcataggagcccagggacagaaccaaggccttgcatggtcctcggacccaagcctatggggaaaccaagtacataaaaaattacaagttttggacagaaccaaggccttgcatggtcctcggacccaagcctatggggaaaccaagtacaaaaaattataattattataagttttggacagaaccaaggccttgtatggtcctcggacccaagccaatggggaaaccaaatacttggataagaaaatgtttgaatttcgtaagatgggttacttgataaaaatgtcaggtcacttcatccacggcttaaacaccataaaaggttaaggccaaaaaaggtgtaaggaaggtggtggaacgccccagcatttagtcgtataagaaggctatttatttggtgggtgatatatcttcaaatggttattcctcacacggcatcaaaccttcgtttttctcctcggctagcatggggtaagtattacttttcactggtcggccttattgtgccaagcatttctattaaagttatggcgacatctttttattatcaagtattttggtcttagtcgtcattgatttagatgctatattatggtgccgagcagcgtttgtaaatttaaaaaaaaaaaaggggcatagagacaaaacatgcgaaataaaataacaacaatttttattaatacgaaaaattattacaacgtacaaagaggggctcaaacgagcctatacaaaatgtgaactgcctaagcaacaattacatccgtagtacagataagtaaactgtcagacgtcttttaaactcgtcttcaaagtctctccaatctctgcctcaatactactcatattacgataagaaccttctttgggaaaaaatgaaggagaaggaaatagtaaggaagaaatcaatgaagaagatggaggagatgaatgaagaagatggaggacatgagtaaagaaggaggagaagaagagagaagagatgaaaagaaagaaaaaggagcaaaagagggagaagtgaaagcaccaggatggatctggtgctgggaagactaagaaagggagacggaggatagtactagtgaaggaagagaggaagaagtagagacacttagtccctgcctcgatcctgactcccaacacactggagccatactaggtatgctcataggagagcggttggtactgatgatgggtgttctcgactcagtcacgccgaaagtttgacgtgacaagtccctgcttcggatttggactgaaagaagggtgaggttgattttgagtcttcgccatccctgtcccgatcgagccataatgagctttattggaacatggcgtttatgggaggggtttggctcctgcatcactcgttgttatggtaaagtgtatcacgatttagtttataaaccagtgggtaaaatgaaccctaggggaggtcaagtatttcaaatctcagaaggataaaaaaggattctttacaaaaacaataacctcctcccttccctcttatacagagggtggagcgggagacatttaataggttcagatctccaaaggaatctgccaacacaaacatgccggttccgtttctccaccccatcaaaacaaaccgccgaattaaagtagtctcgtaaatagtggtcattaaaagcgcgatttggatacccaaacgataagaacgcatcaagcgcgaaatcaaaaaactgtctcatagaccggtgcatttcttgaacagatgaagagccgccagcattattaataggccaaattgattgggccgtaggaagaggttcggcatcaccaaaacccccctttccaaccaagaggttggacagccgggttttgaggggctattgtggggcccaaatgatttatgggccaggcccatctacctggggagaatccaaaggtccaagccgaggagggctgtgggccaaactcgacaagatagcctttggataccgccgaggacagctcagtcctcgacagacccaaagtccccccaaaaagaaaaaagggtaaaaacggtataggactgaaatttggaagaaagatctaaaatatccagggaaagctgcccttactgccattcaatgctctgaacctgacagagccgcattttttggcttttacaaccacccccaacgactttgaatatgggctgatgggacaagtatcaatcttggaaatgttgatcttatacgtggacgaaggacaatgaacgcagacaaatataaaaggaaaaataagtaatctaAAGGaggaggttgggaaaaatggccagaaaccagagcctcccagcccacttccaggagaaagactccaggggtgaaggaaaacttaaacttgtacgaacaccatgaaaaacccaccgcctgtcgatcaaggcctagccttccaaacccacgctctacaaatgatattgttagggccttttcacgcgcgaacccgacactgttacggtccgtcacgaatcgttTCCTTACAATAATTATGATCAAACGTGTAATATaataattcttgattatatgAAAAGATTACATTTTTCTCAAatgtattttaataattttctgaGAATCTTTATTATAGTTATTtatgcataaattatttttcaaaactaaaattgataaaatcctaCTTAAGATTGATTATTTACTAACTCTGCAtcttaaaaaaccaaaaaaagtttaaaataataatataatattaaaaaataaaaaatattacttaatatatttaaacattaaaaagaCTTCACTTATATCTAAAATATTTGGCCTTAAATTGTATCAATTCAGTCTAGCATGTTTTTAGCTTGGTTGACAATATCTTATCAATATCTACTCACTTCAATTGTATCTGGCCAAATTGTACATCATTTGACtttttactgattttttttttttgaaattgagctaactaaaatctacttgtactaaaaaaaaaaaaaaaaatgaaattttaaaaaattatacataagcAAATATATACTTGATATAAACATATTTGGATTAAGAGGAAACCAATGAAAAAGGCATGTATCTAAGCATGACTAGCGTTATATATCAATATCGTACATGTTAACCAATAATATGATACACGTAAAATGAGTTTTACTATGCTTCCTACATATGATAACTCAATTGTCATGTCaatttatcaaataataatagtaaattttttatacacgtcaatattatatttaatattaatttattaagtaCGATGACTTGGAATACACCTCTACGAGCTCACAtagttgtttcttttttataatcCATCAATAGTTGTTTCACCATCGTTTGTAAGTATATATTCATATTgcaatatatattaaacaaattaaGCAGTGCTCATGTATGTGAGAAGCAAAATTTTGCTTTGAAAGGATTTGTGTCTCTGCTTGGCACTTGTATGACCTTTGGGTTGTGGTTAGGATCATTAAATTATAATCATcgtttaatgataaaaaaaaaaaaaaaaaataccgaaTCTTTATACTTTCTGAGTCTCTAGTtgaaaaggaagataaaaataaaaaaataaaaacattttctagaaCCTTTTCTAGACATGCCATATTGAATCATGAGGTTCATCCCCTTCTTGTATGCCTCTAATTAGTGGTTTTGGAATAAATCCACAGGTTATTACTAAGAAGTAAAAAGGTATCTAGATGAGTTTACTATTAAGGATAACCAAAAGActtaaataagaataataataaatttatagataacTATTTGATTATCAATCTCCGCCTGTTCTCAGATAGGACATGGATACACTGCAAACCACTTAAATCTTGTCGTGTAATAATCATCACATATATTAAAGTAATTTTGATCCAATCACAACTCTTTGTCTCGATAAGTTacgaaatatatatatatatatatatatatttttaatctctAATGCTATTTTTGCTCTAGGGTTTTATCATATATGCTTATGTACCCCACTAGTACATTGTGGTTAGATTCTATCAattgggaataaaaaaaatttaatgggaaaaaatgaaaatcatgacATGTTATGAAAGCAAAGCTGAAAGAAGTGAAAAAGTGGTGGGGGTGagtactttctttttcttttgacttCTTTGGTGAGAGGGTGAGTATTGGTCCTATTGAATACAGTGGATGATGTAATGCTCAATATTTGCACaggtaaaacaaaaacaaaaatgtaatataaaaaaaaattgaccagAGATAAAACTCTAagaaagattataaaataaacaagaaatgCAAAAGCAGCCAAAAATAGATAGGTAGACATGAAGATTAAACTATAATTCACTTCATATTCCCTGATACAGGAGCAACTCCATTTACCCAAAACACAAATTCTACTTGACTACCAGACAAAATCTCAAGAGGCAGCCATTGCCAAGGGCTTTTTTTCACTGCCCCTGAAAAACAGACTCAAAAGAGCAGCTGACCCTTTTGAAGACTTTTGTAGTTCCACCACTTACCCCATACCAGTACATCAGATACCAGTACTGCTACCACCTATattgaacaaagaaagaaaaaaaaaagattacgtGGGACCCAAGGCTAAGAATGATGATGATTTGATGGATGGTGTTGATGCCACAATATGATGATGCTGGTGAGGATGATGACACGGTGATAATGGTGAAGGTGAACACCAAGTTACTCAAGGAAACCAGTTTTTGTCAAGATAGCATTCCTGACTTTGCTAAGATCCCTTCCTTTCAGTGTCCTTCCAATCCCTTCACAAACAGAGAAAGATGAAATCTGACTCCTTGCAAGCTTCTTAGCAATCCATTCATGTGGAGGAACCATAtcaccatcatcctcatcatcatcatcatcaccgcCATAATTACCTACACCATGATGATCTCCATCATCATAAGCAACAGTTCCATTATATCTATTACCATCCTCAGCATCACCCATCAGTGATCCAACCCTTGAGCCCATTTTGGCACTTTTACCATAAATCTTAGACCAATCAGGAATGTTCACAGGAGCTGAGGACTGCTGAACAACCACCTTGGTTTCATGGGTTGTTGCAGTAATATTGCTATTAGCCCTTGGAATCATTCTTGGGGTAGTAGAGAAGCGCCATGCAGAAGAAGAACCAGAAGAGTAGTCTTTGGATTTCCTCATTTTCTTAGGACTTAAATCCTCACTTTCCTTAACAAAACCCCacacatcttcttcttcaaaatcaTCATCTCTCATTGATCTCCCACCAAGACCATTGCTTGTGCTCATGGTACCATTCCAATCTCCCATTGATAGCTATTGCTCTATGATTTCCAAAGAAGTTCAAataggggagagagagagagagagaaatgaatgaAGTTAAGAGTTATTGAACCACTTCTTTCAATATAAATAGAAAGCaaacaatttgaatttttttgtaagttatGGTTTTTAATGAGCTAAATCTGATTTTGTTCCTTGGGAATAGGAAAGGAGAAAGGTGAAAGAGAATAATATCAGGAATCTACCTTGCCTTTGTTTCAATATCCTTTCAAAGATTTCTCAAATTAGTACACTGTACATAACCCAAAAAACCAACCCAAGACAAAGCAAGAGAAGCTGTGGAAACCCTTTTACCTTGCCAGAATACCTCCAAAGAAATCTCAGATTTCAAGGGCCTTAGGCTCAGAATGGTACCCTGCAACCACAGAGAgcaaaaagacaacaaaaattatgtACTACATCAATTGATACATTAACTTTCATACCTATCATAAAACCTGAAATGGAAAGGAAATAGGCAAATGGAAAATGATGGGCTTTGATAAGAATCTCTCACTTCCCAAACAACTCACCTAGATTCACTGTGAAGTGGGTTTATTACAAAAATCCAAAAGCCCACAGAATAGAGAATccagaacaagaagaagaagaagaaaaaagatggaTATTGTGGCATTGAGCAAACCCAGAAACCAAGTCCAATCCAAGCATATTTCTTTTACTACCACCTAGAGAAACAGTCGGTGGTGTGAAAGACTTCTTTATATGGGGTTAATACTTATACTGATTGATATACATGCTctcatttgttttgttttttttttcctttttgtttttcctaagATGAAcagtgaaaaaatatatattatttttaataaagctCAAATAAAAAGGCTGGCTTTTGATTGGGAAAGGTGGAGAAGAACGATTGGTCAGACCCAACCCTTCACTGATTCCCGCAAACCTTATCTACAACTCACTACAACTCAGCTCAATCGGCGTTATATcagtgaaaaataaaaggcTCAGCGAGTGAAAAAGCATAAAAGCTTTCTCTGTCTCTCATATTAGTGTGTGCGTGTGAAAGTGTGAAGCAACTTTTTTAAGG encodes:
- the LOC115988864 gene encoding uncharacterized protein LOC115988864, yielding MGDWNGTMSTSNGLGGRSMRDDDFEEEDVWGFVKESEDLSPKKMRKSKDYSSGSSSAWRFSTTPRMIPRANSNITATTHETKVVVQQSSAPVNIPDWSKIYGKSAKMGSRVGSLMGDAEDGNRYNGTVAYDDGDHHGVGNYGGDDDDDEDDGDMVPPHEWIAKKLARSQISSFSVCEGIGRTLKGRDLSKVRNAILTKTGFLE